A single window of Vigna unguiculata cultivar IT97K-499-35 chromosome 1, ASM411807v1, whole genome shotgun sequence DNA harbors:
- the LOC114176222 gene encoding protein LNK3-like, which produces MDWYYGSGVGVNDYHIPRDQDLLDRHPSPDYWSNWEISANEGCNSPKQFFIMDFFEERFNNQIELEPSLHDKDQSSSSNVCARLHEQSFQQTAFSCDQPNYQLQDLPRFELMNDSFLDSVPEDLSCVDVENLDKSINISSENQCRSTPGTLQKETTDSKYVSSNSGSKDFPDRQAPPAKVLEPFEQCSRDDGMHEQSSLEEFILKDLEMVIGQFTETTRLCFRDALYRLARNTEQHHEMLGQNEDLNILKPMLNRDHNDITRCQDKKSMELATNNIDRIIASLMFKSMEFSIHDPALTPSANSSESLDKEEKSCYSYSQELPTHAQIPRFEPSNQLRDMSSYTTCEDPAKKSFMFGFG; this is translated from the exons ATGGATTGGTACTATGGGAGTGGTGTTGGGGTTAATGATTATCATATACCCAGAGATCAGGATTTATTGGACAGACATCCTTCACCAGACTATTGGTCAAACTGGGAAATAAGTGCCAATGAAGGTTGTAATTCAcctaaacaattttttatcatgGATTTCTTTGAAGAAAGATTCAATAATCAAATTGAGCTTGAACCATCTCTGCATGATAAAGATCAGTCTAGCAGTTCAAATGTATGTGCAAGATTGCATGAACAATCTTTTCAACAGACAGCATTCTCATGTGACCAGCCTAATTACCAGCTTCAAGATCTACCCAGATTCGAACTGATGAATGACTCTTTCTT GGATTCTGTACCTGAAGATCTGTCTTGTGTTGATGTTGAAAATCTAGACAAATCCATCAACATTTCATCAGAAAACCAGTGCAGAAGTACACCTG GCACGCTGCAGAAAGAAACCACAGATTCCAAGTATGTTTCAAGCAACTCAGGTTCAAAGGATTTCCCAGATAGACAG GCACCACCAGCTAAGGTTTTAGAACCATTTGAACAATGCAGCAGGGATGATGGCATGCATGAGCAGTCATCACTTGAGGAATTCATACTAAAAGATCTTGAGATGGTCATTGGACAG TTCACGGAGACAACTCGTCTTTGCTTCCGAGATGCCTTGTATCGACTTGCCAGAAATACAGAACAACATCATGAAATGCTGGGCCAGAATGAAGATCTTAACATCCTAAAGCCAATGCTAAATAGAGATCACAATGATATAACGAG GTGTCAGGACAAGAAATCAATGGAATTGGCTACCAACAATATTGACAGAATAATTGCAAGTCTCATGTTTAAGAGTATGGAGTTCAGTATACATGATCCTGCACTTACTCCATCAGCAAACAGTTCAGAATCCTTAGACAAAGAGGAAAAATCTTGCTACTCATATTCTCAAGAACTGCCAACACATGCACAGattccaaggtttgaaccaaGTAATCAACTAAGGGACATGAGTTCATACACCACTTGTGAAGATCCTGCAAAAAAATCTTTCATGTTTGGATTTGGTTAA